The nucleotide window GCGTCCATTCCTGAGTCTGTGCTCGCCCCCGCGACCGCAGACCACAGCCGTACCGCGAACCGCGCCGCACCGCGGCCGGCGGCCGGCGGCCGCCGGCCAACCGACCGGGCAACTTTTTGCACCCTGTGTCGACGTGCGCGACATGGACGCACTGCTCCATCTGGGCTTCAGTCACGCACAGCCGATCGTGGTCGTCGTCGCCGCGATCGCCACCTTCGCCATCGGCCTCTGGATCGGAATGCGCCGCCGAACCGACGACCGCACGAGCACGCGCTTCGACGAGGAGAGCGACCAGTAGCTCAGACCCGTTCGGGCCGCCAGCCGCCGTCGACCGCGACGTTCTGGCCGCTCAAGTAATCGCTGTCCTCGTCGAGGAAGAATCGGAGCGCCTGCGCCATGTCGTCGAAGTTCGCCGGCCGTCCGCGCGGGAGGTCGTCGGGAAACACCTCCGAATTCTCGACGACGTACGGCGAGACCGCGTTCACCGTGATCCCGTCGTCCTGGGTGTCGGCCGCGAGCATCCGCGTGAACATTATCACTCCGGCTTTGGCGACGAAGTAGGGGAAGTTCTTCGGGCTGACGAGCAGGCGATCGGCGCTCGCGTAGCCGACGTTGACGATGCGCCCCCACTCGCGGTCTCGCATGCCCGGCAGCGCGCGCTTCGCACAGAGGTAGGTCCCGTTGAGGTTCGTTTCGAGAACGCGGTTCCACGTCCCGAACGAGATTTCTTCCCAGTGGCTGGGCGCGAACGCGCCGACGTTGTTCACGAGGACGTCGACATCGCCCAGTTCGGCTTCCGCCGCATCGAACAGTTCGT belongs to Halococcus qingdaonensis and includes:
- a CDS encoding SDR family NAD(P)-dependent oxidoreductase, with amino-acid sequence MRSERVITPNLSGRTALVTGSAKGVGRELLLSLADCGASVAVHYYTSDEEAQSVAEQAAELGVEVTTVQGDVTDPAAVDELFDAAEAELGDVDVLVNNVGAFAPSHWEEISFGTWNRVLETNLNGTYLCAKRALPGMRDREWGRIVNVGYASADRLLVSPKNFPYFVAKAGVIMFTRMLAADTQDDGITVNAVSPYVVENSEVFPDDLPRGRPANFDDMAQALRFFLDEDSDYLSGQNVAVDGGWRPERV